A DNA window from Turicibacter sp. TJ11 contains the following coding sequences:
- a CDS encoding bifunctional 2-polyprenyl-6-hydroxyphenol methylase/3-demethylubiquinol 3-O-methyltransferase UbiG has translation MTKTLAYYNQFAKAYNETTLTIEFQSKREFLLKYLNPHAHILDLGCGSGRDSKAFLQQGYEVTAIDGSQELCQLASETIGQPVKCQLFSELDDINTYDAVWACASLLHLPTIELKQTLKKIEKALKDEGYFYASFKYGEFEGYREERFFNDFTEESFKTLLKDIPTLTIIETEVTTDVIPGRENVSWLNLMMKKMSK, from the coding sequence ATGACAAAAACATTAGCATATTATAATCAATTTGCAAAAGCATACAATGAAACAACTTTAACTATCGAATTTCAATCAAAACGTGAATTTTTATTAAAATATCTGAACCCCCATGCCCATATTTTAGATTTAGGATGTGGATCGGGAAGAGATAGCAAAGCCTTTCTTCAACAAGGGTATGAAGTGACGGCGATAGATGGATCACAAGAACTATGTCAGCTTGCGAGTGAAACGATTGGTCAACCTGTAAAATGCCAATTATTTAGTGAACTGGATGATATAAACACTTATGATGCTGTTTGGGCGTGTGCTTCTTTACTTCATTTACCGACCATTGAACTTAAACAAACGTTAAAAAAAATCGAAAAAGCATTAAAGGATGAAGGCTACTTTTACGCTTCATTTAAATACGGTGAATTTGAAGGATATCGAGAAGAACGTTTCTTTAACGATTTTACAGAAGAATCTTTCAAGACTTTATTAAAAGATATCCCTACGCTAACCATTATAGAAACAGAAGTCACGACAGATGTTATTCCAGGGAGAGAAAACGTCAGTTGGCTAAATCTCATGATGAAAAAGATGTCTAAATAG
- a CDS encoding nucleoside triphosphate pyrophosphohydrolase codes for MKTYDKLVRDLIPEIIETSGKTATIEVVNNEVAFDYLLKKLDEEVSEFKTDQNLEELADVMEVLFGLAHKLGYSEQDLLTKRQEKKQARGGFEKNIILKSTK; via the coding sequence ATGAAAACCTATGATAAATTAGTTCGTGACCTCATCCCAGAAATCATTGAAACCTCTGGAAAAACAGCAACCATTGAAGTCGTAAATAACGAAGTTGCCTTTGACTACCTGTTAAAAAAGTTAGATGAAGAAGTCAGTGAATTTAAAACGGATCAAAACTTAGAAGAGTTGGCTGATGTCATGGAAGTCTTATTTGGACTAGCTCATAAACTTGGCTATTCAGAACAAGACTTATTAACTAAACGCCAAGAGAAAAAACAAGCTCGTGGTGGTTTTGAAAAAAACATTATCTTAAAATCAACAAAATAA
- a CDS encoding phospholipase D-like domain-containing protein, with product MQSQRCITGYDDYLYHHLKESFKKATKVDIIVSFLMESGVKLLENELIEIKDRDIPIRILTGNYLNITQPSALYRLKDIFGDRADLRFFNEPNRSFHAKSYFFEYETGADMYIGSSNLSKSALTSGVEWNFRLDKSSHEADYHHYYQVFEDLFYNHSIQITDVELDFYSKNWKKNKIYHTIPFPNTTSTDLVADQSSRYVVDLYTPRGAQIEALYHLKKTREEGFDKGVVVAATGAMY from the coding sequence ATGCAATCACAAAGATGTATTACTGGGTATGATGATTATTTATATCATCACTTAAAAGAAAGTTTTAAAAAGGCGACTAAAGTTGATATTATCGTGTCTTTTTTAATGGAATCAGGCGTTAAACTTTTAGAAAATGAGTTAATCGAGATTAAAGATAGAGATATTCCTATTCGCATTCTAACAGGAAATTATTTGAATATTACACAACCTTCTGCGTTATATCGGCTAAAAGATATCTTTGGAGATCGTGCTGATTTACGTTTTTTTAATGAGCCAAATCGTAGTTTTCATGCAAAATCTTATTTCTTTGAATATGAAACTGGGGCAGATATGTATATCGGATCGTCTAATTTATCAAAATCTGCTTTAACATCAGGTGTTGAATGGAATTTTAGGCTAGATAAATCCTCACATGAAGCGGACTATCATCATTATTATCAAGTGTTTGAAGATCTTTTTTATAATCACTCGATTCAAATCACAGATGTGGAGCTTGATTTTTATTCAAAGAACTGGAAGAAAAATAAAATTTATCATACGATTCCGTTTCCAAATACAACATCGACTGATTTAGTAGCAGATCAATCGAGTCGTTATGTGGTGGACTTATATACACCTCGTGGGGCTCAGATTGAAGCCTTATACCACTTAAAGAAAACAAGAGAAGAAGGATTTGATAAAGGCGTGGTGGTTGCAGCTACTGGTGCTATGTATTGA
- a CDS encoding recombinase family protein, protein MKVALYLRVSTEQQVEKYGIPMQRERLHAFCTAKGWSEVTEYVDGAYSGSNLNRPALEQLQKDIKKNKVNVVVVYRLDRLSRSQRDTLYLIEEVFTPYQVEFISLSETIDTSTPFGRAAIGVLSVFAQLERETIASRLWNCHRKMVQEKGLWSGSCSKVPYGYKRLDDGSLVIEEQVCHHVKKIFETYLELQSFTQVKQQLEKEGFKEIELKRIIRILKNKIYIGEVSFAGEWFKGSHEPIISQELFNQVQTVIEGNKGTYSTNTKNKVFTKKVFCGKCGEEYRPYLVKIKGANQTIKTRLDMVCQRCRLPSRYESKCFSRKIKREDFEKEVFHRIERLGSSGEIKLKSKPINFEKEQARIDKKIAKLLDLYMDDRLSKFALDEKLKALNEQKEELLRQEQLAEQEQSEIEELIQNGIPNLLECDLQTQTEIVNLLIKKIIVTDDGLDIIWNQ, encoded by the coding sequence ATGAAGGTCGCCTTATATTTAAGAGTCTCAACTGAACAACAAGTTGAAAAATACGGAATTCCTATGCAACGAGAACGTCTTCACGCTTTTTGCACCGCTAAAGGATGGTCAGAAGTCACCGAATATGTGGACGGTGCATATAGCGGTTCTAACTTAAATCGTCCGGCTCTTGAACAATTACAAAAAGATATTAAAAAGAATAAAGTGAATGTCGTGGTTGTTTATCGACTGGATCGTTTGAGTCGTAGCCAACGTGATACGCTTTATCTCATTGAAGAAGTTTTCACTCCCTATCAAGTTGAATTTATCTCTTTATCTGAAACCATTGATACCTCTACTCCCTTTGGTCGTGCAGCCATCGGTGTGTTATCCGTTTTTGCTCAATTAGAACGTGAAACGATAGCCAGTCGCTTATGGAACTGTCATCGTAAAATGGTTCAAGAAAAAGGGCTTTGGTCAGGATCGTGTAGTAAAGTCCCCTATGGTTATAAGAGACTTGATGATGGGAGTCTTGTCATTGAGGAACAAGTGTGTCACCATGTTAAAAAGATATTTGAAACGTATCTTGAATTACAATCCTTTACCCAAGTCAAGCAACAACTCGAAAAAGAAGGGTTTAAAGAGATTGAACTCAAGCGAATCATCCGTATTCTTAAAAATAAAATTTATATTGGTGAGGTTTCATTTGCTGGAGAATGGTTCAAAGGCTCACATGAACCCATTATTTCTCAAGAACTGTTTAATCAAGTCCAAACGGTCATTGAAGGCAATAAAGGTACGTATTCAACGAATACGAAAAATAAAGTTTTCACCAAAAAAGTTTTTTGTGGGAAATGCGGTGAAGAATATAGACCTTATTTAGTTAAAATAAAAGGAGCTAATCAAACCATTAAAACAAGACTAGATATGGTTTGTCAGCGTTGTCGCTTACCATCCCGCTACGAGAGCAAGTGTTTTAGTCGAAAGATTAAACGTGAAGATTTTGAAAAAGAAGTCTTTCATCGAATTGAAAGACTTGGAAGTAGCGGAGAAATTAAGTTAAAATCAAAACCCATTAACTTTGAAAAAGAACAAGCCCGTATTGATAAAAAAATAGCCAAACTACTTGATTTATATATGGATGATCGGTTATCTAAGTTTGCACTTGATGAAAAGCTAAAAGCTTTAAATGAACAAAAAGAGGAACTCTTACGACAAGAACAACTGGCTGAACAGGAACAATCAGAAATTGAAGAACTCATTCAAAACGGAATTCCTAACCTACTTGAATGTGATCTACAGACTCAAACAGAAATTGTGAATTTGCTCATAAAAAAAATCATCGTAACAGATGATGGACTTGATATTATTTGGAATCAATAG
- a CDS encoding recombinase family protein, which produces MKVALYARVSTEQQVENYSIPLQKERIKAFCVSKGWTEITEYIDGGYSGSNLNRPALQQLQKDIENKKINAVIVYRLDRLSRSQRDTLYLIEEMFLPNNVEFISISETIDTSTPFGRAMIGVMSVFAQLERETITERLRSGRLKMVKDEGLWAGGSDFIPYGYTRHPRGKLVLNEREGEHIKRIFEEYVILKSYIKVQQKLEKEGFEPLPKHRIIKLLKNRLYVGEVSFAGEWFKGSHEPIISVDLFNAAQKVNEHFKGQNVGKIKNNVFRQKVICGCCGETYLSYGKQQKKNGPVYYYMICRRRKLPAKYESKCFNRNIKRAVLEHEIFTRIKNLETSGEIQFAKKSKPINYEQKIKVINDKINKLLDLYMDDRLPQATLNTKLEELNSQKEKLLTQSKETEYETNLMQDLIKNGIPNLFESDIDTQTAIVDLFIDKIIIKDDELEVIWNQ; this is translated from the coding sequence TTGAAAGTTGCCTTATATGCTAGAGTTTCCACTGAGCAACAAGTAGAAAATTACAGTATCCCGCTTCAAAAGGAACGAATTAAAGCATTCTGTGTTTCTAAAGGATGGACTGAAATTACAGAGTACATTGATGGTGGTTACAGTGGCTCTAATTTAAATCGTCCTGCCTTACAGCAATTACAAAAAGATATTGAAAATAAAAAAATTAATGCGGTCATTGTTTATCGGCTCGATCGTTTAAGTCGTAGTCAACGTGACACCCTGTACTTAATTGAGGAAATGTTTCTTCCTAATAATGTTGAGTTTATTTCAATCTCAGAAACCATTGACACCTCTACTCCTTTCGGTCGTGCCATGATTGGGGTGATGTCAGTCTTTGCTCAACTTGAACGTGAGACCATTACGGAACGACTACGATCAGGACGCTTAAAGATGGTGAAAGATGAAGGCTTATGGGCGGGTGGTTCTGATTTTATCCCATATGGTTATACCCGTCATCCTCGCGGAAAGCTCGTATTAAATGAACGAGAAGGCGAACACATTAAACGGATTTTTGAAGAATACGTGATCTTAAAGTCCTATATTAAAGTTCAACAAAAGTTAGAAAAAGAAGGATTTGAACCTTTACCCAAACACCGTATTATAAAATTACTTAAAAATAGACTTTACGTGGGTGAAGTTTCTTTTGCAGGTGAATGGTTTAAAGGTTCACATGAACCGATTATCTCTGTTGATTTATTCAATGCGGCTCAAAAAGTGAATGAACATTTTAAAGGACAAAACGTTGGAAAGATTAAAAATAACGTCTTTCGTCAGAAAGTGATTTGTGGCTGTTGTGGTGAAACGTATCTCTCTTACGGGAAGCAACAAAAAAAGAATGGTCCGGTTTACTACTATATGATTTGTCGTCGTCGCAAACTCCCTGCTAAATATGAAAGCAAATGCTTTAATCGTAACATTAAACGAGCTGTTTTAGAGCATGAAATCTTCACCCGCATTAAAAATCTAGAGACCAGTGGTGAAATTCAGTTTGCTAAAAAATCTAAACCTATTAACTATGAACAAAAAATTAAAGTCATTAATGACAAGATCAATAAACTGCTCGATTTATATATGGATGATCGTTTGCCACAAGCAACACTGAATACGAAGTTAGAAGAACTTAATAGCCAAAAAGAAAAGTTATTAACTCAGTCTAAAGAAACAGAGTATGAAACAAATCTGATGCAAGATCTCATCAAAAATGGAATTCCTAATCTATTTGAATCTGATATTGATACCCAAACAGCCATTGTCGATTTATTTATTGATAAAATTATTATTAAAGATGATGAATTAGAAGTGATTTGGAATCAATAA
- a CDS encoding helix-turn-helix domain-containing protein, translating to MTHGLMEMKDVIKSRRLELGLTQQELADLCHADRTTIVKWESGDIINIKRDKLKLLSKALNISHLAIMGAEEYVTCELDEISIYDDVYGDKLGNQVAKIKNPYPQMKGQFIGIKMAHPTFINSECYAIFDKKAKINSGDIVAVSLNENKAIIRKLYLVDKDIVTLRPVLEDGDILTLVADQIKNINIIGKYCYAISPFLNQ from the coding sequence ATGACTCATGGGTTAATGGAAATGAAAGATGTTATTAAATCACGACGTTTAGAGCTTGGACTGACTCAACAAGAACTAGCAGATTTGTGTCATGCTGATCGGACAACGATTGTTAAATGGGAATCTGGAGACATTATCAATATTAAACGCGATAAGCTAAAGCTACTTTCAAAAGCGTTAAACATTTCACACCTAGCCATCATGGGGGCAGAAGAATATGTAACGTGTGAACTCGATGAAATATCAATCTATGATGATGTTTATGGAGATAAACTAGGAAATCAGGTTGCTAAAATTAAAAATCCCTATCCGCAGATGAAAGGACAATTCATCGGAATTAAGATGGCACATCCAACCTTCATTAATAGTGAATGTTATGCCATCTTTGATAAGAAAGCCAAAATCAATAGTGGTGACATTGTGGCAGTTTCACTTAATGAAAATAAAGCCATCATTAGAAAGCTATACCTGGTCGATAAAGATATTGTGACACTTCGCCCTGTTTTAGAAGATGGCGATATCTTAACACTCGTAGCAGATCAAATTAAAAATATCAATATCATCGGAAAGTATTGTTATGCGATTAGCCCATTCTTAAATCAATAA
- a CDS encoding helix-turn-helix transcriptional regulator, producing MNIVLFKEYLELRGMTITEFANALGVKRSYVCARMKYPDRLSIGDIMSMSRLLNLRPYEITNVFFPEEANFSLSDL from the coding sequence ATGAATATTGTATTATTTAAGGAATACCTTGAATTACGAGGAATGACGATTACTGAGTTCGCAAATGCTCTAGGGGTGAAAAGAAGCTATGTTTGTGCTCGAATGAAGTATCCTGATCGATTATCAATCGGTGATATTATGTCAATGTCACGCTTATTGAACCTAAGACCTTATGAAATTACGAATGTGTTTTTTCCAGAAGAGGCTAATTTTAGCCTCTCTGATCTTTAA
- a CDS encoding single-stranded DNA-binding protein, which yields MINQVILVGRTTKNIELRQTKSGTNYVQFTLAVNRTYKGSEQQADFINCVAWSKTAETLAQYVSKGVLIGIEGRLQVRTYQNGSPALSSGAISNPQLAGNEAGIRQYICEVLVNRFFFLEARKNSATPEPMEPTYLQAPSENSNSSTSNQQNNYNNPFITATTLAGGLHSNIPTISIHEDDLPF from the coding sequence ATGATTAATCAAGTAATACTCGTTGGGCGAACGACCAAAAACATCGAACTTAGGCAAACTAAAAGCGGAACGAATTATGTTCAATTTACGTTAGCGGTGAATCGAACGTATAAAGGGAGTGAACAACAAGCGGATTTTATTAACTGTGTGGCATGGAGTAAAACGGCTGAAACATTGGCTCAGTATGTATCTAAAGGCGTATTAATTGGCATTGAAGGACGATTACAAGTGAGGACTTATCAGAATGGGTCACCTGCGCTAAGTAGCGGAGCTATTAGCAATCCACAACTGGCAGGGAATGAAGCGGGGATTCGTCAGTACATCTGTGAGGTTTTAGTGAACCGATTTTTCTTCTTAGAAGCTAGAAAAAATAGTGCCACTCCTGAACCAATGGAGCCGACGTACTTACAAGCACCATCTGAGAACTCAAACTCATCCACTTCCAATCAGCAGAATAATTACAATAATCCATTTATCACCGCTACCACGTTAGCAGGAGGATTACATTCTAATATCCCAACGATTTCAATACATGAGGATGACTTACCGTTTTAG
- a CDS encoding phage terminase small subunit P27 family: MEKRLRGRADLVYQAREDLPDEVKRLYEAIAWHLQGADVLSNLDIDLIEMTAYAIYRMRQARQSLDQEGLLIQQGDKLIKNPAANIEKDYQKIFWQGCLQLGLSPVSRAKLEQH; this comes from the coding sequence ATGGAAAAACGATTAAGAGGGCGTGCGGATTTAGTGTATCAAGCGAGAGAGGATTTGCCTGATGAAGTGAAGCGACTTTATGAGGCGATTGCTTGGCATTTACAAGGGGCAGATGTGTTAAGTAACTTAGACATTGATTTAATTGAAATGACTGCCTATGCCATTTATCGAATGCGACAAGCGAGACAATCCCTTGATCAAGAAGGGTTACTCATTCAACAAGGCGATAAACTCATTAAAAATCCAGCCGCTAACATTGAAAAAGACTATCAAAAGATTTTTTGGCAAGGTTGCCTTCAACTTGGATTAAGTCCAGTCAGTCGAGCGAAGTTAGAGCAACACTAA
- a CDS encoding phage holin family protein produces MVLTKVIEIFSHEILVPVGGMTLVVFFMVCDILSGIFKAIAQKRGINSTVGTNGLIRKAGVLLALLVFIVMDSLIEFNFVTFIPSEILTFFNVEQIGLGHVMLCFFGLFELVSLFENLGEIGVPLPSFITKSLERLKETLEGEE; encoded by the coding sequence GTGGTTTTAACAAAAGTCATTGAAATCTTTTCACATGAAATTTTAGTGCCAGTTGGGGGAATGACACTGGTGGTCTTTTTTATGGTCTGTGACATTTTAAGTGGAATCTTTAAAGCTATCGCACAGAAGCGTGGCATTAATTCAACCGTTGGAACAAATGGACTGATTCGAAAGGCGGGTGTCTTACTAGCATTATTAGTGTTCATTGTGATGGATTCATTGATTGAGTTTAACTTTGTGACCTTTATTCCAAGTGAGATTTTAACATTCTTTAACGTTGAACAGATAGGATTAGGTCATGTGATGCTTTGTTTTTTTGGACTGTTTGAACTCGTGAGCTTATTTGAGAATTTAGGGGAGATTGGAGTTCCCTTGCCAAGTTTTATTACGAAGTCGCTTGAACGGTTGAAGGAGACATTAGAGGGGGAGGAATAA
- a CDS encoding N-acetylmuramoyl-L-alanine amidase produces MYIVKQNLVSKENYAIKCPYEMTAEWIVVHNTANDASAQNEVAYMINNKNQVSFHYAIDNQEVVQGLPIDRNAWACGDGANGNGNRKGIQVEICYSKSGGGRFDQAEKNAAHFIANLLRERGWGIEKVKKHQDFSNKYCPHRTLDKGWNGFIQTIKSYLNDVPTISSQGFKVGDQVKVKATATTYATGQTIASFVKGSIYEVIRVNGSQLLLSKIISWVKEGDVEKVNEGSTAITTESSFLVEIICDELNIRQKADFNSKVVGTVKRGEVYTIINEENGLGKLKSGVGYISLNTKYVKRK; encoded by the coding sequence ATGTATATCGTTAAACAAAACTTAGTTTCCAAAGAAAACTACGCCATTAAATGTCCATACGAGATGACAGCCGAATGGATCGTGGTGCATAATACAGCAAATGATGCCTCGGCACAAAATGAAGTGGCCTATATGATTAACAACAAAAATCAAGTGTCGTTTCATTATGCGATTGATAATCAAGAAGTCGTTCAAGGATTGCCGATTGATCGTAACGCTTGGGCGTGTGGAGATGGAGCAAATGGAAATGGGAATCGAAAAGGCATTCAAGTAGAAATCTGTTACTCTAAATCAGGAGGAGGACGCTTTGATCAAGCCGAAAAAAATGCCGCACACTTTATCGCTAACTTGTTAAGAGAGCGAGGGTGGGGCATTGAGAAGGTTAAAAAGCATCAAGATTTTAGTAACAAATATTGTCCGCATCGAACCCTTGATAAGGGATGGAATGGCTTTATTCAGACGATTAAAAGTTATCTAAATGACGTTCCAACCATTTCATCACAAGGCTTTAAAGTCGGTGATCAAGTGAAGGTGAAAGCAACAGCGACCACGTATGCCACAGGACAAACCATCGCTTCATTTGTTAAAGGCTCAATTTATGAAGTCATTCGAGTGAATGGGAGTCAGCTTTTACTCTCTAAAATCATTTCATGGGTAAAGGAAGGAGACGTTGAAAAAGTCAATGAAGGCAGTACAGCCATTACAACAGAATCCTCCTTCTTAGTAGAGATTATCTGTGATGAACTCAATATTAGACAAAAAGCCGACTTTAACTCTAAAGTGGTTGGCACAGTGAAACGGGGGGAAGTCTACACGATCATCAACGAAGAGAATGGACTTGGTAAACTCAAATCAGGTGTTGGTTACATTAGCCTGAACACGAAATACGTGAAAAGAAAATAA
- a CDS encoding LacI family DNA-binding transcriptional regulator — protein MNLKMIAKEAGVSVMTVSNVINGKYGKVSDKTRERIEAIIEKYNYTPNQNARTLVGAKSRLIGMILNVNEDGYIDNPYYCNLIGMFESRLGKHDYFLLVKSIGSMREAVSVINTWNVEGVIFVGLFEENVQLIKDEINIPFICIDTFVNLEGVSCISADDAQGGYEATKYLIANGHEKILFISPKININGVVKERYDGYCRALREACLIQEMQVLEVNRCTVEEGEQLAQRIVELGVTAVFATADILAIGIMKGLEALGKCVPDDVSVIGFDNLDVSNLVTPSLTSINQQVPQKVDVAIETLLEMLNGQTLVGKTVKIKPDIVYRESVKKLNK, from the coding sequence TTGAATTTAAAGATGATTGCAAAAGAGGCTGGGGTAAGTGTAATGACAGTATCGAATGTCATCAATGGAAAGTATGGAAAGGTATCGGATAAGACACGTGAACGAATAGAAGCAATTATTGAGAAGTATAATTATACACCGAATCAAAATGCAAGAACCTTAGTCGGAGCGAAGTCGCGTCTGATTGGTATGATATTGAATGTAAACGAAGATGGTTATATTGATAATCCGTATTATTGTAATTTGATTGGGATGTTTGAATCACGGCTTGGAAAGCATGATTATTTTTTATTGGTAAAGTCCATTGGTTCGATGCGGGAAGCAGTGAGTGTTATTAACACCTGGAATGTTGAAGGGGTTATTTTTGTAGGATTATTTGAAGAAAATGTTCAATTGATTAAAGATGAAATTAATATCCCGTTCATTTGTATAGATACTTTTGTGAATTTAGAGGGGGTAAGCTGTATTTCCGCTGATGATGCTCAGGGCGGCTATGAGGCAACGAAGTATTTAATTGCTAACGGACATGAAAAAATTCTATTTATTTCTCCTAAAATTAATATTAATGGAGTTGTTAAGGAACGTTATGATGGCTATTGCAGGGCTTTACGTGAGGCGTGTTTAATTCAAGAGATGCAGGTATTAGAAGTAAATAGATGTACAGTGGAGGAAGGGGAGCAGTTGGCACAAAGAATTGTTGAGCTAGGTGTGACGGCAGTCTTCGCAACGGCGGATATTTTAGCAATTGGAATTATGAAAGGATTAGAAGCGTTAGGTAAATGTGTTCCTGATGATGTTTCAGTCATTGGATTTGATAATTTAGATGTGAGTAATCTAGTGACGCCAAGTTTAACGAGCATTAATCAACAAGTGCCACAAAAAGTAGATGTGGCGATTGAGACATTATTAGAAATGTTAAATGGACAAACATTAGTGGGAAAAACCGTGAAGATAAAACCGGATATAGTCTATCGAGAAAGTGTTAAAAAACTAAACAAATAA
- a CDS encoding extracellular solute-binding protein, which produces MSLNVKKVLLYSTVFLGGVSTLIGCSNGGGNFTAVTEPNSGLEVLGDTIKYDPNKLVNNGEPIELEFYVWDDSAIKEIVESYEALYPNVDIKIVVNPWDDYWTKLPLALSGNDGPALFNVHNSHHDNIINYMAPYDIPLEDLTADFLGVEPHVIDGEVYYTDYGMMTGVIFYNKDLWAAAGLTDNDIPTTWDEFTKVAEKLTIKDGDKITQAGFNMNGDFGNILSGIPYQLGQTLFDESGTKATVSTDKNVEVAQYFYDLYTEVGVGSGDFGTKAEESFGQGQSAMVYKWGHYNNTLLDKYPDINYGVFEVPTFTEQPFAYDRYNGESTFGINKNADEKEQAVAQDFIRYFLANDDLQKDLCLALSVFPNKYSLAEDADIQAHPIMSVLTDHIDHYIWPGTMPATIENTLKQVAENIIYNGMDIKAALEDGEKTMNADLSKVDFVSSEAAYEYAE; this is translated from the coding sequence ATGAGTTTAAATGTGAAGAAAGTATTATTGTATTCAACAGTATTTCTTGGGGGAGTTAGTACACTGATTGGCTGTTCAAATGGGGGTGGAAATTTTACTGCGGTGACTGAGCCTAATTCAGGATTAGAAGTGTTAGGAGATACAATTAAATATGATCCAAACAAGTTAGTGAACAATGGTGAGCCCATCGAATTAGAGTTCTACGTGTGGGATGATAGTGCAATTAAAGAAATTGTTGAAAGTTATGAAGCCCTATATCCGAATGTTGATATTAAAATTGTCGTGAATCCATGGGACGATTATTGGACGAAACTACCACTTGCACTATCTGGAAATGATGGACCTGCATTATTTAATGTGCATAATAGTCATCATGATAATATTATTAATTACATGGCACCTTATGATATTCCTCTTGAAGATTTAACAGCTGACTTTTTAGGTGTTGAACCTCACGTGATTGATGGTGAAGTTTACTACACAGATTATGGAATGATGACGGGAGTTATTTTTTACAATAAAGATTTATGGGCTGCTGCAGGTTTAACAGACAATGATATTCCAACGACATGGGATGAATTCACTAAAGTCGCTGAAAAATTAACGATTAAAGATGGAGATAAAATTACACAGGCTGGATTTAATATGAATGGCGATTTTGGAAATATTTTATCAGGAATACCATATCAATTAGGACAAACATTATTTGATGAAAGTGGTACAAAAGCAACAGTTTCAACAGATAAAAACGTTGAAGTTGCGCAATATTTCTATGATTTATATACAGAAGTTGGTGTTGGTTCAGGTGACTTTGGAACAAAAGCTGAGGAAAGCTTTGGACAAGGCCAGTCAGCTATGGTTTATAAATGGGGACATTACAACAATACATTATTAGACAAATATCCTGATATTAATTACGGTGTATTTGAAGTCCCAACATTCACAGAACAACCATTCGCATATGACCGCTATAATGGAGAATCAACATTTGGAATTAACAAAAATGCAGATGAAAAAGAACAAGCAGTTGCGCAAGATTTCATTCGTTACTTCTTAGCAAATGACGACCTACAAAAAGATTTATGTTTAGCATTAAGTGTATTCCCAAATAAATATTCACTTGCTGAGGATGCTGACATTCAGGCTCATCCAATTATGAGTGTGTTAACGGATCACATCGATCATTATATTTGGCCAGGAACAATGCCAGCAACAATTGAAAACACATTGAAACAAGTTGCGGAAAATATTATTTATAACGGAATGGACATTAAAGCAGCATTAGAAGACGGAGAAAAAACAATGAATGCTGATTTAAGTAAAGTTGACTTTGTATCGAGTGAAGCAGCATATGAATATGCCGAATAA